One genomic segment of Dehalogenimonas alkenigignens includes these proteins:
- the greA gene encoding transcription elongation factor GreA, with the protein MTEIQNDRPADLTDAAVAYLGSLSSGKREAVTPAVMNFVRWYGAHQSIDKIAPPKLGEYAESQPSGEDGAAKIKAVREMLAYAARQNWISSEMSGHLKVRKVVARVRSANSRPAVEKLVLTTEKQAEMTAELTGLKERRVHVIDDIKRAAADKDLKENAPYHAAREEKARLDGKIKELETLLKHAVIGEQECAAGTVADLGRKVTLKETASGAQRTYLLVTPREVNPKTGRISPVSPIGKAIMGRSAGEIVEVVAPACTVKYLIECIE; encoded by the coding sequence ATGACAGAAATCCAAAATGATCGTCCGGCTGATCTGACGGACGCCGCGGTTGCCTACCTCGGCTCCTTGTCTTCCGGAAAACGTGAGGCAGTGACGCCGGCGGTGATGAACTTCGTCAGATGGTATGGGGCTCACCAGAGTATTGACAAAATTGCCCCGCCGAAGCTCGGCGAATACGCGGAAAGCCAGCCCTCAGGTGAAGACGGCGCCGCCAAGATTAAGGCTGTACGAGAAATGCTGGCTTATGCTGCCCGTCAAAATTGGATTTCATCGGAAATGTCCGGTCACCTGAAAGTCAGAAAAGTTGTCGCCAGGGTCAGGTCGGCCAATTCTCGCCCGGCTGTTGAGAAGCTGGTTCTTACAACTGAAAAACAGGCAGAGATGACGGCGGAGTTGACCGGGTTAAAAGAGCGCCGGGTACATGTCATTGATGATATTAAACGCGCCGCAGCGGACAAGGATCTGAAAGAGAACGCGCCCTACCACGCCGCCCGGGAAGAGAAAGCCCGCCTGGACGGCAAGATCAAAGAACTGGAAACTCTCCTTAAGCATGCCGTGATAGGTGAGCAGGAGTGTGCTGCCGGAACTGTGGCTGACCTTGGCCGTAAGGTCACTCTGAAGGAAACCGCGTCCGGTGCTCAAAGAACCTATCTACTGGTAACACCTCGTGAAGTAAACCCCAAGACCGGCCGGATCTCTCCGGTATCACCCATCGGTAAAGCCATCATGGGGCGGTCGGCGGGTGAAATCGTCGAGGTTGTCGCACCGGCATGTACCGTGAAATATCTGATAGAGTGCATTGAATAA
- a CDS encoding site-2 protease family protein: protein MRSSFKIGRILGIEIGIHVSWLLIFAFLTWSLAASYFPSILPEESPATYWLLGAASSLSLFASVLAHELGHSVVARRNGIPVKDITLFIFGGASNISKEADTPGAEFRMAVTGPLISFALAAIFYFAYSAGGPVETALSAVTLYLAQINLILGIFNLLPGFPLDGGRVFRSLVWKITGNVTKATRIAASTGQVIAYLFIFGGIALAFNVGISGLWLALIGWFLASAASASYQQSLLSEVLKGIKVSQVARLDLHTIAPTLTVESALNEMLEKRQRAFPVVEGSRMIGLLSMTDIKRSPRHTWSSETVSSILTPMNEVKTVSPDDDLAAALELMQGGGFNQLPVLEGGALRGMLSRADLLNYIQIKQELGR from the coding sequence ATGAGGTCATCATTCAAGATCGGGCGCATTCTGGGTATCGAGATAGGTATTCATGTCTCGTGGCTCCTGATATTCGCCTTTTTGACCTGGTCGCTTGCCGCCAGCTACTTTCCTTCCATTCTCCCCGAAGAAAGCCCCGCGACTTACTGGTTGCTCGGGGCTGCCTCCAGCCTTTCGCTATTTGCCTCGGTCCTGGCTCACGAGTTGGGTCACTCGGTAGTCGCCCGGCGTAACGGCATACCGGTAAAAGATATCACCCTGTTTATTTTCGGCGGCGCGTCCAATATCAGCAAGGAAGCCGATACTCCCGGCGCCGAGTTCCGCATGGCGGTGACGGGGCCTCTGATCAGTTTCGCTTTGGCGGCCATATTCTACTTTGCCTATTCCGCCGGCGGGCCGGTCGAGACCGCCTTGAGCGCTGTCACCCTTTATCTCGCCCAGATAAATTTGATTTTAGGCATTTTCAATTTACTTCCCGGATTTCCTCTCGACGGCGGCCGGGTATTCCGGTCGCTGGTCTGGAAGATAACCGGCAACGTCACCAAGGCGACTCGAATTGCGGCCTCAACCGGTCAGGTAATCGCTTATTTGTTTATCTTCGGCGGCATCGCCTTAGCCTTCAATGTCGGGATCAGCGGCTTGTGGCTGGCTTTAATCGGCTGGTTCTTAGCCTCCGCGGCTTCGGCAAGCTACCAGCAGTCTCTGCTCTCCGAGGTCCTTAAAGGGATTAAAGTGAGCCAGGTCGCCAGGCTGGATTTACACACCATTGCTCCGACATTGACGGTTGAGTCCGCTTTGAATGAGATGCTGGAGAAGCGGCAGCGCGCCTTTCCGGTAGTTGAAGGCAGCCGCATGATCGGGCTTTTAAGTATGACCGATATTAAACGCTCTCCGAGACACACCTGGTCGTCTGAGACTGTCAGCAGTATCCTTACGCCGATGAATGAAGTTAAGACCGTTTCCCCTGATGACGACCTGGCGGCGGCTCTTGAGCTTATGCAAGGCGGAGGATTCAACCAGTTACCGGTTCTGGAGGGCGGCGCGCTGCGCGGGATGCTCTCCCGCGCTGACCTGCTGAACTATATTCAGATTAAGCAGGAACTCGGCCGTTAG
- a CDS encoding DUF4870 domain-containing protein, with translation MDKTSTGLQENVAGLLCYLGTWITGIIFLIIEPKNRFVRFHAFQSIVVFGFIQILGLILSGPFALFNLLFAWLIWVAGIILWIVLMVKAYQGQRYKLPVAGDIAESLLGKG, from the coding sequence GTGGACAAGACCTCTACCGGCCTTCAAGAAAACGTCGCCGGGTTGCTGTGCTATCTTGGAACCTGGATAACTGGCATAATTTTCCTGATTATCGAGCCAAAAAACAGATTTGTGAGATTTCACGCTTTTCAATCAATAGTCGTCTTCGGATTTATTCAAATCCTTGGGTTGATACTGAGTGGACCGTTTGCGCTGTTTAATTTACTTTTTGCCTGGCTTATATGGGTTGCCGGAATAATACTCTGGATTGTTCTCATGGTGAAAGCCTATCAAGGGCAGCGCTACAAACTGCCGGTGGCCGGGGATATCGCCGAAAGCCTGCTTGGCAAAGGTTAG